One segment of Arvicanthis niloticus isolate mArvNil1 chromosome 5, mArvNil1.pat.X, whole genome shotgun sequence DNA contains the following:
- the LOC117709266 gene encoding oogenesin-1-like, with product MNFYSSPNLLKLASQSLLREEALDISALKELPRDLFPVIFEEAFTGRYTKILRALIPVWPFPYLSKGTLIENSNLETLKAVLEGLDILIAQKIHPSRCELRVLNLRNTHHALWRINEGSYEHEGLPEFMTQKHPVENSPDCRENKELTVTVDLKLSEDGMDESATYLLQWAQQRKDSIHLCCRTLRIHGLPKAVCREIFKVVHAGCILDLDLRFLYPEEIDFLNPYLSQMNNLLTLMLKSIRGACSMDDDSEGLDEENMSRLISSFSKFHCLQNLYVNDVIFLENQLKECLRCLKKPLKTLSITGCFLLHSDFDYLHYCLNISELKYLNLTATYLYHLDPDSLGFLLEKVKDTLQSLELELCLMEDSHFSAILPALSQCSHLTKVNFYNNELSLPFLKQLLHHTAELSQLTYEVYPAPLECYDDSGVILSHRLEKFCSELLDIIRAKRQPKRVTFATIQCSNCSGSYVYDLETQHCLYQKEQLSD from the exons ATGAATTTCTACTCTTCACCCAACCTCCTGAAGCTGGCAAGTCAGAGTCTACTGAGGGAGGAGGCCTTGGACATTTCTGCTCTCAAGGAACTACCCAGAGATCTGTTCCCAGTGATATTTGAGGAGGCCTTCACTGGTAGATATACAAAGATCTTGAGAGCCTTGATACCTGTGTGGCCCTTCCCATACCTTTCTAAAGGAACgctgatagaaaactccaacctGGAGACTTTGAAGGCTGTGCTTGAGGGACTAGATATACTGATTGCACAAAAGATTCATCCCAG TAGGTGCGAACTCAGAGTACTCAATTTAAGGAATACACACCATGCTTTGTGGAGGATAAATGAGGGATCCTATGAACATGAAGGCTTACCAGAGTTCATGACACAGAAGCATCCGGTGGAAAACAGTCCTGACTGTAGAGAGAATAAAGAATTGACTGTGACAGTAGACCTCAAACTCAGTGAGGATGGAATGGATGAATCTGCCACATACTTGTTGCAGTGGGCCCAGCAGAGAAAAGATTCCATTCATCTATGCTGTAGGACATTAAGGATTCATGGCTTACCCAAAGCTGTATGCAGAGAAATCTTCAAAGTTGTACATGCAGGCTGTATACTGGATCTTGACTTGAGGTTTTTGTACCCAGAAGAGATAGATTTTCTTAATCCCTACCTGAGCCAGATGAACAATCTTCTCACACTCATGCTAAAGAGCATCAGAGGTGCCTGCAGTATGGATGATGATTCTGAAGGGCTTGATGAGGAGAATATGAGCAGGttgatttcttcattttccaAATTCCACTGTCTCCAGAATCTCTATGTAAATGATGTCATCTTTCTAGAAAACCAACTGAAAGAATGCCTCAG GTGCCTGAAGAAGCCCTTGAAGACTCTTTCCATCACTGGTTGTTTCTTATTACACTCGGACTTTGATTACCTGCACTACTGCCTGAATATTTCTgagctcaaatatctgaacctgACTGCtacatatttatatcatttagACCCTGATAGTCTTGGATTCCTCCTTGAGAAGGTCAAAGATACATTGCaatccctggaattggagttatgttTAATGGAGGATTCTCATTTCAGTGCCATTTTGCCTGCCCTAAGCCAATGTTCCCATCTCACAAAGGTCAATTTCTATAATAATGaactttctctgccttttctgaAACAACTTCTACACCACACAGCCGAACTGAGCCAGCTGACCTATGAGGTATACCCTGCCCCTCTGGAGTGCTATGATGACAGTGGTGTAATACTTTCACACAGATTAGAAAAATTTTGTTCTGAGCTTCTGGATATAATCAGGGCCAAAAGACAGCCCAAGAGAGTCACATTTGCTACAATCCAATGTTCTAACTGTAGTGGGTCATATGTTTATGATCTGGAGACCCAACATTGCTTATACCAGAAAGAACAACTGTCAGATTGA